One Coffea arabica cultivar ET-39 chromosome 5c, Coffea Arabica ET-39 HiFi, whole genome shotgun sequence DNA window includes the following coding sequences:
- the LOC113689087 gene encoding uncharacterized protein: MPIIGKISRSLAAKTALAIRYDALGDNQDNTMGLENRLKLEARLRSLEGRELNRAAGSAKGKPKIEVYDKDRKTGAGGLITPGKTYNPAADAVLGPTELSSEKEKNEQEKRKDEEAGDDTPMNGVEKKKKKKKKGTDIEDTHAAEDGVAGPESEVVGKKEKKKKKKHAAEDAELQNENIEAGEKKKKKSVLSFLCSYCHIHDYSSFNFIALALLFMHVCCFFCALPSFLFLHFHLLQPFFLCSFYCSNWCGSI; this comes from the exons ATGCCAATCATTGGTAAAATATCAAGATCTCTTGCCGCTAAAACTGCATTGGCAATTAGATATGATGCTCTAGGAGATAACCAGGACAATACAATGGGATTGGAGAATCGGTTAAAG CTTGAAGCACGATTGAGGAGTTTAGAAGGCAGAGAATTGAATCGTGCTGCTGGTTCTGCTAAAGGCAAACCAAAGATTGAAGTTTATGACAAGGATCGAAAGACGGGTGCAGGGGGACTGATAACCCCTGGGAAG ACTTACAATCCTGCGGCTGATGCTGTTCTTGGACCAACTGAGTTATCAtcagagaaagagaaaaatgagcaGGAAAAGAGGAAGGATGAAGAAGCAGGTGATGACACTCCTATGAATGGTgtggagaagaaaaagaagaagaagaagaaggggaCTGATATAGAGGATACTCATGCTGCAGAAGATGGTGTTGCTGGACCTGAAAGTGAAGTGGttggaaagaaggaaaagaagaaaaagaagaaacatgCTGCTGAAGATGCTGAGCTACAGAATGAAAATATTGAAGcgggagagaagaagaaaaagaagagtgtTCTGTCCTTTCTGTGTAGCTATTGCCACATCCATGATTATAGTTCCTTCAACTTCATTGCCCTGGCTTTGTTGTTCATGCATGTATGTTGTTTCTTCTGTGCTCTTCCTTCCTTTCTATTTCTCCACTTCCACTTGCTCCAACCATTCTTTTTGTGCTCTTTCTACTGTTCTAATTGGTGTGGATCTATTTGa